The sequence CCCGTCCAGGTGGGGGGCGCGCAGTCCGAAGAGTTCGGCCAGCTGTCCGGCGATCCCCAGGTGGAGCCGTTCCGAGGCGGCCGCCAGGCGGTCGCCGGTGGACGAGCCGTGCAGCAGTGCCCAGTAGGCCGGGCGGGTGGTCTTGTAGGCGACGATCTCGTCGATCAGCCGGTCGATCATCTCCGGCAGGGGCATCCGTGCGACGTCGCCGGTGAGCCGGGTCTCCCAGTGCTCGCGCCGCCCGTCGGTGAACCGGCTGAGCAGCCCCTGCAGGATCTCGTCCTTGTTGCGGAAGAACTGGTACAGCGAGCCCGGGGACATCCCCGCCCGCGCGGCGACCGTGTTGGTGGTCATCTCGGCGTATCCCACCTCGGCGATCACCTGTTCCGCCGCGTCGAGGATCTCCTCCATGCGCCTGAGGCCACGCGCCTGCCGCCTCACCGTGCGCTGCTCTTCGGGCATGCGCCACCCCGTTCCCCGGTCATGCGTCGCCTCGGCGGGCACCGGCCTGCCGTTGACAAATGCGAGCATTTACTTGTATTTCTGTCTCGGATCATAAAACACGAGTAGTTTACCGACTTTCGGGGACGATCATGAAAACTGACGTGCGCGCCGTCGCGGCGCCACCGGCTCCTCCGCCCCTGCGCCGCCTGGGTCACCTGCTGGTCCGCCGGAGGCGGCTGGTGATGGTCGTGTCCCTGCTGGCGACGCTCGCCATGGCCGTGCTGGCGGCCGGAGCGGTGGGCGGGCTGTCGCTGGCCCGGTTCGAGGCGCCGGGCTCGGAGTCCGACCGGGCGGGAGCCGAGCTGGCCGAGCGGTTCGGCACCGGCAGCGCGGACCTGATCCTCCTCGTCACCGCCAGAGGCGGCGACGTGAACACCCCCGCCGTCGCCGCCGCCGGGCAGGCGCTGACACGGGAGCTGGCCGCCTCCGGCGGCGTCGCCGAGGCTGCCTCCTACTGGACGCGGGGCCGTCCCGCGACCCTGCGCAGCGAGGACGGGCGCCACGCGCTGGTCGTCGCCCGCATCCCCGGCGACGCCGACGCCGTCCGTTCCCGGATCCTGCCGGAGCTGGTCCCCCGGCTGACCAGGGGCAACGAGGTGATCTCGGTCAGGTCCGGCGGCGGCGAGGAGGTGTTCCGGCAGACCGTCCCGCAGGCCCGGCAGGACTTCGTCCGGGCCGAGATGGTGATCTTCCCGCTCGTCTTCGTGCTGCTCTGGCTGTTCCTGCGCCGCGCGGTCGCCGCCCTGCTGCCGATCCTGGTGGGCGTGTTCGCCATGGTGACCACGCTGGCCCTGCTGCGCGGGGCGCTGCTGTTCACCGACATCTCCACCTTCGCGCTGAACCTCACGCTCGCCATGGGGCTCGGTCTGGGCGTCGACTACTCGCTGTTCGTGATCTCCCGCTTCCGGGAGGAGGTGGCGCGGGGCCATGATCTCCACGAGGCCGTCGCGCGCAGCGTGGAACGGGCGGGCCGGACGGTGATCTTCAGTGGCGTGACCGTTGCCGCCTCCGTCGCGGTGCTGCTGGCGCTGCCGTTCGACTTCCTGCGCTCCTTCGCCTACGCCGGGATCGCGGTCGTCGCCGGCGGGGTGATCGGCGCGGTGATCGTGCTGCCGGCGATCCTGGCCGCGGTGGGCCGCCGGGTGCTGCCCAAGCGTGACCGTGGTGAGCGCGCCGAGGGGTTCTGGCACGCGCTGGCCACCCGGGTCATGCGCAGGCCGGTGGTCTACGGCGGCGCGGCGGCGCTCGCGCTGCTCGTGCTCGGCTCGCCGTTCCTGGGGCTGCGCTTCGGCGTGGCCGACGACCGGATCCTGCCCGCGTCCGCTCCCGCCCGGCAGACCCAGGAGGTGATCCGTGCCGGATTCCCCGCCGAGGAGACCGACGCGCTGCAGATCGTCTCGACGGGCCCGGCGGTGGACGTGGCGGGCTACGCCACGACGCTGTCCCGCCTGCCCGGCGTGGCGCAGGTCGACTCCGCGGCCGGCTCGTTCGCGGCGGGGCGGCGGATCGGGGACGGGGACCCGGCACGGTTCGCCGGAGCGGAGGGGACCTGGCTGTCGGTGGTGCCCTCGGCCGAGCTGATGGAGGCCGATCCGGTCCGCCTCGTCGAGCAGGTCAGGGCGGTCCCGGCGCCGTTCGGGGTGCTGGTCGGCGGCTACCCGGCCGAGCTCGCCGACTACCGGACCTCGGTGGTCGACCGGCTGCCGCTGCTGCTCGCCGTCATGTTCGCGGTGACCTTCGTGATCCTGTTCCTGATGACCGGCAGCGTGCTGATCCCGCTGAAGGCGACCGTGCTGAACCTGCTGAGCCTGTCGGTGATGTTCGGCGCGCTCGTCTGGGTCTACCAGGACGGCAACCTGTCCGGGCTGCTCGGTTTCACCCCCACCGGCAGCCTCGACCCGAGCATCCCGATCCTGATGTTCTGCATCGCCTACGGACTCTCGATGGACTACGAGGTGTTCGTGCTGTCGCGGATCAGGGAGGAGTACGGGCGCACCGGTGACACCCCCTCGGCGGTCGCGGCGGGCCTGCAGCGCAGCGCCCCCCTCATCACGGCGGCCGGCGCGATCCTGGCGCTCTCCTTCGCCGTCTACGCCTCCGCCCAGGTGCTGTTCGTCCAGATGCTCGGCGTCGGCATGGCCGTGGCCATCCTCGTGGACGCCACGGTCATCCGGGCGATCCTGGTCCCGGCGTTCATGAGGCTGGCCGGTCCCGCCAACTGGTGGGCGCCGGCCCCGCTGCGCCGTCTCCACGACCGCCTGGGCCTGTCCGACTGACCGCCGGGGCCTGTCCGACTGACCGCCGGGGGCGGGCGGACAGGCGCCATGGCGCGGCGGGTCAGAGGTCCCTGGCCCAGACCTCCTCGACGAACCCGTCGGCCGTGTGCTCCTCGACCGGCTCGAAGCCCGCCGCCCGGTAGATGCGGCGGGCGCCGGTCAGCACGTCCCTGGTCCACAGCATGATCCGCCGGTAGCCCGCCGCCTTGGCGAAGTGCAGGCACTCCTCGACGAGCCGCCCGCCGATCCCCATCCCCCTGGCGGCCGGCTCGACCAGGAGCATCCGGAGCTGGGCCGTCTCGTCGTCCTTGTGCACGCAGAAGACGCACCCGGCCCGCTCGCCGTCCACCTCGGCGATCCA comes from Streptosporangium roseum DSM 43021 and encodes:
- a CDS encoding MMPL family transporter: MKTDVRAVAAPPAPPPLRRLGHLLVRRRRLVMVVSLLATLAMAVLAAGAVGGLSLARFEAPGSESDRAGAELAERFGTGSADLILLVTARGGDVNTPAVAAAGQALTRELAASGGVAEAASYWTRGRPATLRSEDGRHALVVARIPGDADAVRSRILPELVPRLTRGNEVISVRSGGGEEVFRQTVPQARQDFVRAEMVIFPLVFVLLWLFLRRAVAALLPILVGVFAMVTTLALLRGALLFTDISTFALNLTLAMGLGLGVDYSLFVISRFREEVARGHDLHEAVARSVERAGRTVIFSGVTVAASVAVLLALPFDFLRSFAYAGIAVVAGGVIGAVIVLPAILAAVGRRVLPKRDRGERAEGFWHALATRVMRRPVVYGGAAALALLVLGSPFLGLRFGVADDRILPASAPARQTQEVIRAGFPAEETDALQIVSTGPAVDVAGYATTLSRLPGVAQVDSAAGSFAAGRRIGDGDPARFAGAEGTWLSVVPSAELMEADPVRLVEQVRAVPAPFGVLVGGYPAELADYRTSVVDRLPLLLAVMFAVTFVILFLMTGSVLIPLKATVLNLLSLSVMFGALVWVYQDGNLSGLLGFTPTGSLDPSIPILMFCIAYGLSMDYEVFVLSRIREEYGRTGDTPSAVAAGLQRSAPLITAAGAILALSFAVYASAQVLFVQMLGVGMAVAILVDATVIRAILVPAFMRLAGPANWWAPAPLRRLHDRLGLSD
- a CDS encoding TetR/AcrR family transcriptional regulator produces the protein MLAFVNGRPVPAEATHDRGTGWRMPEEQRTVRRQARGLRRMEEILDAAEQVIAEVGYAEMTTNTVAARAGMSPGSLYQFFRNKDEILQGLLSRFTDGRREHWETRLTGDVARMPLPEMIDRLIDEIVAYKTTRPAYWALLHGSSTGDRLAAASERLHLGIAGQLAELFGLRAPHLDGERRLVLAMMALAAVKAAMPLITAAPPARSQELITELKAMLLGYLTPALIPSL